The Oreochromis aureus strain Israel breed Guangdong linkage group 15, ZZ_aureus, whole genome shotgun sequence genome contains the following window.
ttgtttattattcaaatatgctttgcttgtgattgtgtaaactctgaatgacgattcaccctgataaacatgaagccttgcctatgcttatcatatgcctgtgaagacaagctcctgtgtaaagaggaacggaaagttccacttaagcagatgtttagtatagtatgaacagaacgttttagcaagatatgcatttgtctgttaagcaatctatattctttagcaagatatgcatttgcaatctatattctgagaacaggcggagactgcctccgccctGTTGAGTAACCTacgtgcctatataacctgcaataaagaagagtactgtgtgactctcattagagagttcacccatgtacatgtgattgattatattgtctcactgtgtctctgttttactttggcagccttctatttgggagatttCCCCCAACAGTGATACAGTTAAGACTgagtcattttttatttttgaaatgctgTGCACTTCATCTTCAAGTATGAGATTGCCATCACGTCTCCACTCTGCTCTCCAGTCAGTACCAAAGAGATCCACTGGTGGAGGGCCACATGTTACAGTGACTTTATCTCCAAAAAATCCTTTGCCTTCAAATTTAAACTCCAGAAAGTTTGGTctttaacacctcgggacttgcgccagaaaataaaaaagccagtaattctagggggtattgggtttagggaagttacgcaaatttgcgcaggatagtaaacctaGTGGACATATATATCAAACAATCATCTTATCTGATCTGATTTCTGATATGATATAAAACATACATGTAAAATTTAATGAAATCCAGAATGTAGATGCATGTTTACCATCTGATATCATAGGGTAGACTTTTGCTAGCTGGTCAAAAATTCCATTGTTTAGTGCTTCAATGACTTGTAAAGAAGGAGCAATGACACTGTATTCAGCAATGGTGCTTCCTCTCCTATAATACAGAAAAGGTTTGCAAACGGTCACATTTCTGGTATGCGGTGTACATTTTGACTGACTCATGCCATACAAGAGAAAATGAGAGAACTTATCAATTAATCTACTGGAAAGTCTGATGTACATCATATGCAGTTGAGTCACAGAATAgcagttttacattttcagtcttctcaattaattcaattcaattcaattttatttatatggcgccaaatcacaacaaaagtcgcctcaaggcgctttatattgtacagtagatagcacaataattaCTTTGACATAtttccaaaaacatttttaacctcCTAGCACTGGGATTTCATTCCCCTAAATAGCTTTGGGCACATCCAAACATCCCAAAGATGGTCTGTTGGATTAACATCAGGTGATTGTGTTCATCTACTTGAGTACAATGAACTCAATGCTATATTTTAGAAACAAATTTGAAATGATCTTCTagagtctcagctgactgccgGCTTCCCCAACCTTAGTAcattgtacagggtgggccatttatatggatacaccgtaataaaatgggaatggttggtgatattaaagtcctgtttgtggcacattagtatatgtgagggggcaaactcctcaagatgggtggtgaccttggtggccatttagaagtcggccatcttggatacaacttttgttttttcaataggaagagggccatgtgacacatcaaacttattggtaatgtcacaagaaaaacaatggtgtgcttggtttcaacgtaactttattctttcatgaattatttacaagtttctctttgttcacagccattgacatgttgaagaggttaacacgtgaggagcggatcgaaattgtgttgatatctcgtgaacgcagtaaccgggtcattgcagcagatttcaatgcaagacaccctacaagaccacccatctcccatgctacagttaggaaaccgcttgctaagtttcgtgaaactggttcagtgttggatttgccaaaatgtggatgcaagaaaactgtcactaatgaagaaacatcagtggctgtcctagcttcattcagcaagagcccacagcgtagcactcgccgcatgtcactggaaagaggcattagtcgaacatcccttcggcggatattagctactcacaaatggcacccttacaaactccagctactgcagcatctcaacgaggatgacccagatcggcgcacagaatttgcagaatgggcaaaacaaaaattggaacaggaccctcagttcacgcagaagatttttttcagtgatgaggcaaacttttatgtgaatggtgaagttaacaaacaaaaccaccgctattggtctgacactaacccacattggatggatccctccaagactgttggaacaacaaaagtgatggtttggtgtggtatatggggtacaatgatagtgggtccattcttcatcaatggaaacatcaaggccactggatatttgaaattgctacatgatgatgtgtttccctctttatgcactgaagctggcacgttccctgagtttttccagcaagatggtgcaccaccacattatgggtgccaggtccgagcattcctagatgaacagtttcctggaaagtggattggtcgtcatgggccagttgaatggcccccaaggtctcccgatctgacccccttagacttttaactttggggtcatctgaaggcaattgtctatggtgtgaagatacgagatgtgcagcacctgaaactacttCACATatatctgtgaaggttctcagtcatccaggtcattgtagtcaaaggagtttgcaaagaaaagcgtctggacttctttaagttgcttgaagacgtttcacctctcatccgagaagcttcttcagttctaaggtcaaatggccgagagtcccagattaaaacccagtgggagtatccccccaaagagggacaaaggaccccctggtgatcctctaatcacatgagccaaggtgtgaaagcggatgtgggacctaatcagccagggtttcgggtgagctcattgtgaaacctggccccacctcgtcatgtgaattcctgaggtcaggaATTCctgatggcccaggatgtgagtgggcattaaggcgtctggggagggaactcaaaattggattatagatggcagacagttggtgtcgtaaaccaccgcctctgttcaaagatggtcactcacagtggacagagatggcttctttcactcctctttcaaaccatctgtcctctctgtccaaaatgtgaacattggcatccttgaaagatccccctcacatatactaatgtgccacaaacaggactttaatatcatcaaccattcccattttattatggtgtatccatataaatggcccaccctgtagttaATTTCCAGGTTGCTGTTTAGTCTTTTGTTTCTTAAAGTCCTTTTGTCATCTCCCCCTGTACTCGGTCTCCCTGGTTCGTGTGGCTACCAGTCATGTGTCATGTCTGTGTGGCTCTTGTTGTCAAGCTCGTTTCATGTCTATGTCtccgtgtttcctgttttattttgaaagagtctggtgttcttttttctgcatttagttttactctcccctgtgttgtcattatgtttcattctagtcagctgtgtcctcatgtgtctccacttcccctgaggactaaatgtgtgtatttagtcctcAGTTTTGCTGTGTTCAGTGTTGCATCGTCTGTGTTATCTCCCCTACCCCTTGTCATGGTTTCCCAGTCAAGTCCTAGTAAGTCATAGTTTGTATGTTGTTTAGTCATAGTATAAAATCACAGTAAGAGTCATAGTTTCCCAGCCTATGTTCAGGTTTTccctcagttactttgttgtttttttccatgagTTTTCAGCCCTAAATAAAGGCTCACCTTTTGTTAAGTCCAGTTTTGTCTCCTCGCCTCTGTCTGCTCTTGGGTTCTCTGCTCACTCCACACGGTCTGCCCCGGCAGTCCGTGACAGATCAACTGTTCcgtcttgttatttttttaatactcaaatttcccatcGAGAGGCAAATGTGCGTTTATCATCTTCCATACTGAgttgattggttcagctgcccGTCACTACCAGATCAACTGCCCATTTGCGCATGTGCGAAGGTAActctacttggacaaactgcctgaaatgcgttgacagaaacatttcagggattttgagtcattctgcactccagatgCGTTAATtgcgttaaaaattttaatcgcgTTGACTTCGATGGCGGATTAATTTGCGTTAACGcgttaattttgacagcactaaaaattatatatatcaTGCTTGAGTTAAAATACAATGGTTGCCatgttttttaaagacatttcttGGTTGCAAATGTGACACCTCACTGCTTTCTCTAGGCAAAATATGTGCTTCAGACGCTGCTTAATTCAAAAATGAAGATTTAAGAATTTCTGctcactgacaaaaagaaaaataaaaacagaggaaacagagGAAATAGTTTTTCACTCTTTTTGAACACCATggacagggttttttttttgttgttgttgtaataaCAATATCTAAAGTAGaaagtgttaaggttcaaaagttggagaaaaggagtacggagggctcacaagcaaataacaactctggtccagaggatgtgatcaaagcaaagatttattgattacacgcgtggagtccgaagctgggcaaagtcagcaatcgaactgaactcacgatgattaaacaaaggttttatatgggtacaataacaaagcccccctcttttgcaaaaatagacaaagtacagcttacatcacttaaaccacaaaatgttcctgctaactttaacatagttttacagAACAtcacgtctcatctccatcccggtgtcgccCCACGTACGCTTCCTTATCTTCCCGTAGATCAGGTAtacttcctgtaagcatctgacaatctgccggcacaatttgcaattgcagcaaaaacacatcttgacttcttacctaccaaaatagatctgttatggtgtgtgtgtgtgtgtgtgtgtatgtgagagtgtgtgtatgtgtgggtgcctgctgtgtaggctatgtatgtgtcatgacccccGTCTGCACCTTTGCTAACCTCACACTGCTCGTCTTAGCCAGACATCAGGCCTGTGCacctacacagctgaactctgtgtgatttctagggtaaatgtcacactcgaaccatgaaggaaacttactcaaactgaactgaaacttaaaacttactcaACAGATACAaggtataaatgataaaaacttaaatcttaactttaaagaatataagtaataaaagataaaaatcactccaggcgtatgtaagcaggtgtgttgccattcctttcagagctcctgtcctcctcaccgtgtattggctgatccttaacgtctgccaagagtttctgaccttcacttgaccaggagccacagctctttaataagctcaaatgcaatcatgtgtaaaagattaaaatcattttcataacaaaagttctctcttctcagatgtaccaatatgtttgctcgtctctactacagttcaatcattgaaaatcacactgatcagcatgctttgtggaaattacagattacatcatggcaaaagcattttccAGACCTCTCAAAAGACAGCATGAATACATGAATGCTGTTTTAGATAACTCAGTGACTATAGAATgagttgaattttattttattgcaaataaatgaacaaaatgttttttcatacCAGTGCATGGTCTTAGACAGGGAGCCATATCTGTGGAGCAATATTAGAGATTCAAATTATATAATTTTCAGGCCAGAAATTAAACACTGTCACTTGAACAACACATAATTTAGAATGAATCAATGCACATGTAAGGTAACAATtaactttatttgtatttatctgaaaatgttaaaagttcaAACACAGTCATTGTGAGCATCCCCCCCCACCCCATTCCAACTCAAAAAATGTGAGAGCTTACTTGTGATTGGTTCACAGAACTCTCCACCTGGAGGAAGTCCTTTTATGCACCCACAGGTTTGGGAGATGACATCACTGCAGGAACCGTATTCCTCACACTTGTCACATGACCAGCCAAACTGGTCCTCACATTGCCACTGCAGTCCTCCGGTGGAGTTTGGATAACACCCTGttgaagacatttcagagcATAATAAAGCACAGTTGATAAATCATATATCACTGCATAAACAACTGAGTACAAAAGTCTTACATGTAGTGAAGTTCAAGTCTTGTATGATTAAAGACTCAGTGATGGTTTGAGGGAAGGACAAATTTGCCAGAAAGTCTCTGAATATATCAGAGAAATACGGGGACACACTGGACACTGGGAAGAGCAAGTTAAAGGCTATATCAAAATCCTCTGGCTCTGTGGAGGAGAAAAGTAGAAAATCCATCACACAAATGTGTCACAATCATGAGAAACAATATTTAGATGAAAATGTTGACAACAAGCTGTTTTTTCAATGCCTCATTTTTTCCTATAAAAACACAATCCTATTAACTGTACTGACATGGGGAACAGATGCattgttactatttttcaaataTTATTTGCTTTTTGCTTGAATTCAGTGTTTAAATGTTATCAGCTGCATTAGTAACAAAGgcaaatctgatgaaattctaaattatttaaacaGCCATATTATTAACTTGTGACATACCATTTTGTGATATAGGTTTTGGTGTAGCTGGTGTTGTTactgagaaaatgtaaaaaagaaacagcaatTTTAGTTTTGCTATATCTTTGACACTTCAAATGTCTGTCAGAAAGATGTTTGGGAGAACAGCTATAGAATATTTTGCACTTCAtccacacaaagacaaacattGTGTTTCATATCAAGTCATGGCTTCAGGGACAGTGACAGAATCAACACATTTTACATGTTCAGTCCACTTTTTTCACTCTGTAACAGGAGAAATTGTGTTTATCTAAGTACAACATCCAACAACTAAATTGAAAAATGCTTTCTATTTCCAAACCATGAAAGATACATTACAATGTTGTCTGTGATTTAACAATAAATACTAGAAGATCGTAGCACCCATCTCATATCTACATAGACAGGGTTTCATGCAATTAAAACTGTGTAAGTCTGTAGCATGCactttttttctaattaaaaaaactgttttcacatgtagcccccccaacaaaacaaCCACTGTTTTTGTCTATTCAAGAAGCTTTTTCAGGAGGCTCCTTAGACTCtcactctaaattgcccataggtgtgaatgtgaatgattggctgtctctctggtgacctgtccagtaTGTTCCCTGCCTCacaccctaagacagctggggtAGGCTCCAGCCACCCCCATACTAGACTTTGGGGATAGAAATAAGGTATCAATCCAATTGCGTCGGTATTGATCCGATACCGGTACCAGTGTTGGTATTGATAATaccgatatttggatcgatctgCCTACCTCTTGTAATTCTGAAAAACTGTATTAGAACAATGACCTATGTCATTGTGCATATTATGACTACCAAATCTGTGTTACTCATTTTCTGAAACAGATGTATACAGTGTTGTAAAATTAAACAGAAGTAGAATCCACAGTCTAACTACATAACCTGGCTAAATGTACACGTCACAGGTGTGACTACGGATGGGcattgtttaggttttatccgataccggtgccaaaccggtacttttgaaacggtgccggtgcttaaacggtgctcaaaccggtgcttaaagaatggagaacacaaaattggtccaaaacctctcatgttcagctgtttttttgtaaaagataacaatgttagccttttctgcagctatagggcatatatggtatcactcttggctggaagcagtgcttaagcaatggaaaaaacacaaactttgtccaaaaacctctcatgtttaactgttttccactttttctttggtcattttagcctttttggccagggtgaagggagtatctgccatcaaacaagaagacagccgcatgtaactacgacggcgtttgctagttcaccttacatgcattaatgtaataatgtggttagcgtactcaacgttaattacacacgaacaacatgaagctactcacgcagaggagaacggctgctgctgccatcatcatccgtcatcatttcctgtcagtgtagcagaaatggactctcctcttcgggtttttggggaaTGTTGCTAACTctgggtccgataacaggcaccacacccgcagtagatgtgcacagtgtgaggtctcgcagcaagctatcaaacacggcgcatttctcggctttaaaaaaaaactgctatGTGTCGCCatgtgtttcatcagatttgaggtgttacctcctttgacagtatcacagtatcagcttaaagcgcttgttgcaggctgctgagtttgcatcttttgctgtgaagtacagccagacttttgatcgctttgccttgggcatttttaatctgtagctctgctctaagaGAACGTatgtacctggccccgcctactatcctcggaaacgtaaaatgattggctagaattggctcaggaaaaaaaaaagcaccgaaataaagcaccgaaatgttcgctgcttttcggtctggttactaccgtttatgtcagaaccggtcccatcatggcaccggacaccggtacccatccctaggtgTGACGGTATAATGTAATATGTTTTTACCCACAGCCCTACCTGGTTGGCTGGTGTTTAACTGGTAGTATTGCCCATCTGCTGGAAGTCCCTTAATGCATCCACATGTGTCACCAACGATGGCATCACAGGCCCCatagttaatgcattttttatATGACCAAACAAATCTCTCCTCACATGTGCACTGATATAAAGTTATGTTGGAAGTTATGTTTGGTGAACACACTGagaagaaacagaagaacaCAACATAAGAGTTTAATGAGATGCTTTGTGGCAGAGTGAATACGTTTGGCAAACAATGGAGAAGCAACATAAATGGATGTTTTACCTATTGTTGTATTAATGCTTGTAATTTCACCAGTGGCATTGATCACTAAAGGAAAACTGAGAGTGTTCAGTGTTGACTGGAAACGCTTCAGGTCTGAGATGCTTATAACAGCTTGGAGCTCATACTCAGTGGAATTTGATGAAGCTAGAGGtggaaaaaactaaaataagtcAAACGATGATGAAAAACTAATAAATTGGAGGTTAGATAATGTTATCACTACTCAATACTGTTTGTTCAATTAGCCAGGATGTGTAAATATTTGAACAGTGGATGTTGCTAACATCCTCCCTCTTCTTGTTtttcaaaggaatttgcaaattCCTATGATAAATACAATTATTATATAGTAATATTATTAGTCATCAAACATGTGATACATTGTAGTAACAATTTTACTCACTTGCTCTTTTTTGCCTTAGTTGAATGCTGGATTCTTCTGCACTCGTTAACTCGTGGAAGAAAAATGAGATTTAGTTAAATGTAGAtgtaaattaaatgtaaatgttaaatgtagtAAATGTCTGCATAGATTGATAATCATTATACATTcatttattcttattcttaccTCAAATATGCCATTTAGAAACTCCCTGTGTCCCTCATACTCCAGACAGTTCCATATGAGTAGGAGAATAACGATGCATCGCACTGCCTTTCGTAATGCCATCCTGAATAAAGAGAAAAGAACACAATTCCTTTTAATAAATCAGTCaaataattatatttatatGCTGTATTATACACGGTATTATGCTGCTAGCTACCATGGCATGCTACCAGAAAGCCAAAAAAGTTTTCTGCCTTCCAGAAAATGTGCTGCTCATCCTAGTTACAAGGTATGTGGCTCATACCAACCTCGAAATGTTTATTTGTTAGCATGCAAACAGAGGTTTTTTAAATCTCAAACATTTTCAACTTCCAGTATGGTCAAACTGAATAATTTATAATACCAAActgagaaaatggatggattctATACAATTATGAGAATTTTGCACCTATTCTAGTTAAGATTCTAACCTGCAATCATATAATGAACTTACAGCCACAAGAAGCTGCATCCATCTTAGTTGTGCAGGATGGGCTCAGTTTAGCTATATTTAGAGCTATGGACTAACTTTCATATCTGTATGAATatgaaatatatatgtatatccaTATATGCATACATGAAAATATGAAGCCATGATTATGGAGACCTGTATAAAACCACAGAATAgaaacagggttttttttataagtgagaaaaaaacaaaacaaaaacagaatatgttgtttttatattcttacacaacTTAAAGATCGTATATAAAAAGTAATGGCCGAAGATGGGTGATTGCACATAATTTGTTACCTTTAGACAGAGGTGGACTAATTGTTTCACcctgactttttattttatttttatttggagAGTGATATCTGTCCTTTCATTCAATtcttgaaaaggaaaaaaaaacaatccataTTCTTATGTTTAATGAAAgttggatttttattttatgtatatggGTCAGATTTATGCCATCTATGCATATGTATTTGTGCAACATGATACTGTGGCTGAACACTATTAAAAAATTGTCAGTGACAATAAAACTTGAACTATGCACAATTTAAACCAATTTATGTTTTTTACAGTTAACCAATGTACACACATTTTCCAGGATACTAATGGACAACAACGAAAGGCCCCAGCCGTCCCAATCCACGAACCTTGTTGTTGCGAGGAAACAGTGCTGTCGCACTACAGTGCCATAAATTTAGTTTTaagaatatattttattttaaacttagtCAATTCCCATTTAGCTCCCTTACCCCTTATATGTTGCTCAAGTCTGCATATTTTGTAATATCTGAGCATCTTGCACTGTGCTATCAGACACACAGTACCTTAAAGAATAGGTGTAAACAAGTGGTTCAATTATAAAAGCAAGCTTTAACAATGttaattttataaataatatgaATAGTGATCATATTAATTGTgtcacacacaacacaacaataaCTCTCAAACATAGATTCATGTTATTCTTTGCAGCCACAGGGTGGTGCTGCAGGCTTCTAAGTAAACTGACAGGTTAATATGACAGATTATGATTACTGAAAAATTTAATTACCAGTTTAAGACAAAGCATATTATTCTATTTCAGT
Protein-coding sequences here:
- the LOC116332840 gene encoding adhesion G protein-coupled receptor F5: MMTDDDGSSSRSPLQPEDFDIAFNLLFPVSSVSPYFSDIFRDFLANLSFPQTITESLIIQDLNFTTWCYPNSTGGLQWQCEDQFGWSCDKCEEYGSCSDVISQTCGCIKGLPPGGEFCEPITNMAPCLRPCTGMKKHFVHLFAIK